One Brassica napus cultivar Da-Ae chromosome C4, Da-Ae, whole genome shotgun sequence genomic region harbors:
- the LOC106451417 gene encoding root phototropism protein 2, whose product MATEANNPINMNSMSSSLQRTGQWVFSQDIPTDVVVEVGEANFSLHKFMLVAKSNYIRKLIMESKDIDVTRIDISDIPGGPEMFEKAAKFCYGVNFEITVQNVAALHCAAEFLQMTDKYCDNNLAGRTQDFLSQVALSSLSGAVVVLKSCEILLPISRDLGIVRRCVDVVGAKACNEAMFPCRTPPNWWTEELCILDVDFFTDVVASMKQRGLKPSSLASAIITYTERSLRDLVRDHSGRGVKFSDPENNDSEERSQQRDLVESIVSLLPSDKGLFPINFLCSLLRCVVFLEASLASKNELEKRISVVLEHVTVDDLLIPSFTYDGERLLDLDSVRRIISTFVEKEKNVGVFNGGDFNKGLCSASLQRVARTVDSYLAEIATYGELTISKFNAIANLVQKSARKSDDDLYRAIDIFLKAHPNLDEIEREKVCSSMDPLKLSYEARLHASQNKRLPVNIVLHALYYDQLKLRSGVEDKEGAVVVVPEAVATRGQVKADASLAKENEALRSELMKMKMYVSDLQKSGAAGASSSNAPPSNKKSSKSTFFSSVSKKLGKLNPFRHGSKDTSNIDEDLAGVDITKPRRRRFSIS is encoded by the exons ATGGCGACTGAAGCAAATAACCCCATCAACATGAACTCAATGTCTTCATCTCTTCAGAGAACCGGTCAATG GGTTTTCTCACAAGATATTCCTACAGATGTTGTAGTTGAAGTCGGAGAAGCTAATTTCTCCCTTCACAAG TTCATGCTAGTGGCGAAGAGCAACTACATAAGGAAGCTAATAATGGAATCCAAAGACATTGACGTGACGAGAATAGATATCTCGGATATCCCCGGAGGTCCTGAGATGTTTGAGAAAGCGGCCAAGTTCTGTTACGGTGTTAACTTCGAGATTACCGTCCAGAACGTGGCGGCCCTTCATTGTGCCGCTGAGTTTCTTCAGATGACGGATAAATACTGCGACAACAACCTAGCCGGTCGGACACAAGACTTCCTTTCTCAGGTCGCCTTGTCTAGCCTCTCTGGAGCCGTCGTTGTCCTCAAGTCCTGCGAGATTCTCCTTCCTATTTCTCGTGATCTTGGTATTGTCCGCCGTTGTGTGGACGTCGTTGGTGCTAAG GCCTGCAACGAGGCAATGTTTCCTTGTCGAACACCACCAAACTGGTGGACAGAGGAGCTCTGTATCTTAGACGTTGACTTCTTCACCGACGTCGTAGCTTCCATGAAGCAGAGAGGCCTCAAACCTTCTTCTTTAGCCTCTGCAATCATCACTTACACCGAGCGGTCCTTACGAGATCTCGTGAGAGACCATTCCGGCAGAGGAGTCAAGTTTTCCGACCCCGAAAACAACGACTCAGAGGAGAGATCTCAGCAGAGAGATCTCGTGGAATCCATCGTCTCTCTCTTGCCTTCAGACAAAGGGCTTTTCCCTATCAACTTCCTCTGTTCTCTCCTCCGTTGCGTCGTCTTCTTGGAGGCTTCACTCGCCTCCAAGAACGAGCTGGAGAAGCGAATCTCCGTCGTTCTTGAGCACGTCACCGTCGACGATCTCTTGATCCCGTCTTTCACCTACGACGGTGAAAGACTATTAGACCTCGACAGCGTCAGAAGAATCATCTCTACCTTCGTCGAGAAGGAGAAGAACGTCGGAGTTTTCAACGGCGGAGACTTCAACAAAGGGCTATGCTCAGCTTCGCTACAAAGAGTCGCGAGAACCGTCGACTCTTACTTAGCAGAGATCGCTACTTATGGAGAGCTAACGATCTCCAAGTTCAACGCTATCGCGAATCTCGTCCAGAAGTCAGCTAGAAAGTCCGACGACGATCTTTACAGAGCGATAGACATCTTCTTGAAAGCTCATCCTAACCTAGacgagatcgagagagagaaagtttgCAGCTCAATGGACCCTCTCAAGCTTTCTTACGAAGCGCGTCTCCATGCTTCGCAGAACAAGAGACTACCAGTAAACATCGTGCTTCACGCGCTTTACTACGATCAGCTAAAGCTGAGAAGCGGAGTGGAAGATAAAGAAGGAGCAGTAGTTGTAGTCCCCGAGGCTGTAGCCACACGTGGACAGGTCAAAGCTGATGCTTCGTTGGCTAAAGAGAACGAAGCCTTGAGGAGTGagctgatgaagatgaagatgtatGTGTCGGATCTGCAGAAGAGTGGTGCAGCAGGAGCTTCTTCTTCGAATGCACCACCGAGCAATAAGAAGAGCAGCAAAAGTACTTTCTTCTCGTCGGTTTCGAAGAAGCTTGGGAAGTTGAATCCGTTTAGACATGGGTCTAAGGATACTTCGAACATTGATGAGGATCTTGCTGGTGTTGATATCACTAAGCCAAGAAGACGAAGATTCTCTATCTCTTAA
- the LOC111205640 gene encoding uncharacterized protein LOC111205640 has protein sequence MESMKLAVLLWFGILKSLYVCLQRYSPGSHLWGCYSVGKYLSHRYFCVWIQLIGGSSVSLGGSVELHDSTPVSWFPWAVLGDFNQMMRTSHHSNHLSSWVDEAGIEDANLCLQDAQLFEAHFKGPPFTWRNSQDENPISTRIDHALINHHWSTKFPDSFADFLDPSQSEHAPCLFRLPSATRRVCKPFKFYHHVVDHPQYNDIVSGSWQCDQITGTNQFKLVRSMKLLKGGLKRLNKQHFSGISQRVKDQSVVVVDLQRSLLTSPDIVTAREEHVQRQKLNVLLTAEEKFYKQRSRVRWADVGDRNTVFYHRVVSQHQTRNHIHYLKDESDHLYLTTDDIKSHSAAYFQSILGNTDLPISSATIPDL, from the coding sequence ATGGAGAGCATGAAGCTGGCCGTATTGTTGTGGTTTGGGATCCTCAAGTCTCTATATGTTTGTTTACAGCGCTACAGCCCAGGCAGTCACTTGTGGGGTTGTTATTCAGTCGGAAAATATTTGTCTCACCGTTACTTTTGTGTATGGATTCAACTTATTGGAGGATCGTCAGTGTCTCTGGGAGGGTCTGTGGAGCTTCACGATTCTACCCCAGTTTCTTGGTTTCCTTGGGCTGTCCTCGGAGACTTCAACCAGATGATGCGGACTTCCCATCATTCTAACCATTTGTCCTCTTGGGTTGACGAAGCTGGCATCGAAGATGCAAATCTATGTCTCCAGGACGCTCAGCTTTTTGAGGCACATTTTAAGGGGCCTCCTTTTACTTGGAGGAACAGTCAGGATGAAAACCCCATTTCTACTAGGATTGATCATGCTCTAATAAATCATCATTGGAGTACAAAGTTCCCTGATTCTTTTGCGGATTTCTTGGACCCGTCGCAGTCTGAACACGCTCCATGTTTATTTCGGCTACCTTCAGCAACCCGCCGGGTTTGCAAACCTTTCAAGTTCTATCATCATGTTGTGGATCATCCTCAATATAATGATATAGTCTCAGGGTCATGGCAGTGTGATCAGATTACCGGTACTAATCAGTTCAAACTGGTCCGTTCTATGAAATTGTTGAAAGGGGGTTTGAAGAGGTTAAATAAACAGCATTTCAGTGGAATCTCTCAAAGGGTTAAGGATCAGTCGGTGGTTGTAGTGGACCTGCAACGATCTCTTTTAACCTCACCTGATATTGTTACTGCTAGAGAAGAACATGTTCAAAGACAGAAGTTAAATGTCCTTCTTACGGCGGAGGAGAAGTTCTACAAGCAACGTTCTAGAGTGAgatgggcggatgtgggtgatCGAAATACAGTTTTCTATCATCGGGTGGTCTCTCAACATCAGACAAGGAACCACATACACTATCTAAAGGATGAATCTGATCACTTGTACCTTACTACTGATGATATCAAATCACATTCAGCTGCTTATTTTCAGAGCATTCTTGGCAATACTGATCTACCTATTTCATCAGCGACGATTCCTGACCTGTAG
- the LOC111205146 gene encoding uncharacterized protein LOC111205146, whose protein sequence is MSEHLPPPQRRASSGFGDPALVFPEFASKQRGLEKVQEEEGEGEDSSYGGKGSFDLSSRFSSPSVSRNGFETPKKTSSLKLPGFREEEETDRSTNSGSFVDREEKRKCPGCFRKCCACTCMFLSIVLIILLLTGLSVNSSVKASLPQVSVTNLRFSRLDFANSTTDLLMNANMKTVLELSNKNDKLLYYSPMKAAVSSENINLGQKKLGGFMQSPGNVTYLSIPTRLRKAKVYDVDATLLRNKEKKLEAVVNVRLSGKLGFDWLGFRIRLPTVIACEDVKQSGVINGLKPTCDVRIFWQ, encoded by the coding sequence ATGTCGGAgcatcttcctcctcctcaaagGAGGGCTTCTTCCGGATTTGGTGATCCCGCATTGGTATTCCCTGAGTTTGCTTCAAAGCAACGCGGCCTCGAGAaagttcaagaagaagaaggagaaggagaagatagCAGCTACGGCGGGAAAGGCTCTTTTGACCTGAGCTCCAGGTTCTCGAGCCCTTCCGTCTCTCGAAACGGGTTCGAAACACCCAAGAAGACTTCATCTCTGAAGCTGCCTGGGTtcagagaggaagaagagacggACCGAAGTACAAACTCGGGTTCCTTTGTGGATCGCGAGGAGAAGAGAAAGTGCCCTGGATGTTTCAGAAAATGCTGTGCATGCACGTGCATGTTTCTTTCCATCGTTCTTATAATCTTGTTGTTGACAGGGCTGTCTGTGAACTCTTCGGTGAAAGCTAGTCTACCTCAGGTTTCTGTAACAAACCTCAGGTTCTCGAGATTAGATTTCGCCAATTCAACAACGGATCTTTTGATGAATGCGAACATGAAGACGGTTCTTGAGCTGTCTAACAAGAACGACAAGTTGTTGTATTACAGCCCCATGAAAGCTGCTGTCTCTTCTGAGAACATAAACCTCGGACAGAAGAAGCTTGGTGGGTTCATGCAAAGCCCTGGAAACGTTACTTATTTGAGTATTCCCACCAGGCTTAGAAAAGCGAAGGTCTATGATGTTGATGCTACGTTGCTgagaaacaaagagaagaagctTGAAGCTGTGGTTAATGTGCGTTTGAGTGGGAAACTGGGTTTTGATTGGTTGGGATTTAGGATTCGTTTACCAACTGTTATTGCTTGTGAAGATGTGAAACAGAGTGGTGTGATCAATGGACTCAAGCCCACGTGTGATGTTCGAATCTTTTGGCAATGA